A part of Bubalus bubalis isolate 160015118507 breed Murrah chromosome 6, NDDB_SH_1, whole genome shotgun sequence genomic DNA contains:
- the PRPF38B gene encoding pre-mRNA-splicing factor 38B isoform X2 — protein sequence MLASCCWYSLSDPDREMVTHVEPWEKGSRKTAGQTGMCGGVRGVGTGGIVSTAFCLLYKLFTLKLTRKQVMGLITHTDSPYIRALGFMYIRYTQPPTDLWDWFESFLDDEEDLDVKAGGGCVMTIGEMLRSFLTKLEWFSTLFPRIPVPVQKNIDQQIKTRPRKIKKDGKEGTEEIDRHAERRRSRSPRRSLSPRRSPRRSRSRSHHREGHGSSSFDRELEREKERQRLEREAKEREKERRRSRSIDRGLERRHSRSRERHRSRSRSRDRKGDRRDRDREREKENERGRRRDRDYDKERGNDREKERSRERSKERRSRGEVEEKKHKEDKDDRRHRDDKKDSKKERKHSRSRSRERKHRSRSRSRNAGKRSRSRSKEKSSKHKNDSKEKSNKRSRSGSQGRTDSVEKRKREHSPSKEKSRKRSGSKERSHKRDHSDSKDQSDKRDRRRSQSIETESQEKQHKDKEETV from the exons ATGTTGGCCTCGTGTTGTTGGTATTCACTATCCGATCCGGACAGGGAAATG GTCACGCATGTTGAACCATGGgagaaaggaagcaggaaaacAGCTGGCCAAACAGGGATGTGCGGAGGG GTTCGAGGTGTTGGAACAGGAGGAATTGTTTCTACAGCTTTTTGCCTGTTATACAAATTATTTACTCTGAAATTAACTCGCAAGCAAGTGATGGGTCTTATAACACACACAGACTCTCCATATATTAGAGCCCTTGGATTTATGTATATAAG GTACACACAGCCCCCTACAGATCTGTGGGACTGGTTTGAATCCTTCCTTGATGATGAAGAG gACCTAGATGTGAAGGCTGGTGGAGGCTGCGTAATGACCATTGGTGAAATGCTGCGATCTTTTCTCACAAAACTGGAGTGGTTTTCTACTTTGTTTCCGAgaattccagttccagttcagaaAAATATTGATCAACAGATTAAAACCAGGCCAAGGAAAATCAAGAAGGACGGAAAGGAAGGCACCGAGGAAATAGACAGACATGCTGAGCGCAGACGCTCAAG GTCTCCAAGGAGATCACTGAGTCCACGAAGGTCCCCAAGAAGATCCAGAAGTAGAAGCCATCATCGAGAAGGCCATGGGTCTTCTAGTTTTGACCGAGaattagaaagagagaaagaacgcCAGCGACTAGAGCGTGAAgccaaagaaagggagaaagaaaggcgAAGATCCCGGAGTATTGATCGGGGACTAGAACGCAGACATAGCAGGAGTAGGGAAAGACATAGAAGCCGTAGTCGAAGTCGTGATAGGAAAGGGGATAGAAGGGACAGGGAtcgggaaagagagaaagaaaacgaGAGAGGTAGAAGACGAGACCGTGACTATGATAAGGAAAGAGGTAATGACCGAGAAAAGGAGCGATCACGAGAACGGTCCAAGGAGCGGAGAAGTAGGGGTGaggtagaagaaaagaaacataaagaagaCAAAGATGATAGGCGACATAGAGATGACAAAAAAGAttccaaaaaagagagaaaacatagtAGAAGTAGGAGCAGAGAAAGGAAACATAGAAGTAGGAGTAGAAGTAGAAACGCAGGGAAACGAAGTAGAAGCAGGAGCAAAGAGAAATCAAGTAAACATAAAAATGACagtaaagaaaaatcaaacaaacgaAGTAGAAGTGGCAGTCAAGGAAGAACTGACAGTGTTGAAAAAAGAAAACGAGAACATAGCCCCAGCAAAGAAAAATCCAGGAAGCGTAGCGGAAGCAAAGAACGTTCCCACAAACGAGATCACAGTGATAGCAAGGACCAGTCTGACAAACGTGATCGCCGAAGGAGCCAAAGCATAGAAACAGAGAGCCAAGAAAAACAACATAAAGACAAAGAGGAGACTGTGTGA
- the PRPF38B gene encoding pre-mRNA-splicing factor 38B isoform X1: MANNSPALTGNSQPQHQAAAAAAQQQQQCGSGGTTKPAVSGKQGNVLPLWGNEKTMNLNPMILTNILSSPYFKVQLYELKTYHEVVDEIYFKVTHVEPWEKGSRKTAGQTGMCGGVRGVGTGGIVSTAFCLLYKLFTLKLTRKQVMGLITHTDSPYIRALGFMYIRYTQPPTDLWDWFESFLDDEEDLDVKAGGGCVMTIGEMLRSFLTKLEWFSTLFPRIPVPVQKNIDQQIKTRPRKIKKDGKEGTEEIDRHAERRRSRSPRRSLSPRRSPRRSRSRSHHREGHGSSSFDRELEREKERQRLEREAKEREKERRRSRSIDRGLERRHSRSRERHRSRSRSRDRKGDRRDRDREREKENERGRRRDRDYDKERGNDREKERSRERSKERRSRGEVEEKKHKEDKDDRRHRDDKKDSKKERKHSRSRSRERKHRSRSRSRNAGKRSRSRSKEKSSKHKNDSKEKSNKRSRSGSQGRTDSVEKRKREHSPSKEKSRKRSGSKERSHKRDHSDSKDQSDKRDRRRSQSIETESQEKQHKDKEETV; encoded by the exons ATGGCTAACAACAGCCCCGCGCTGACAGGCAACTCGCAGCCGCAGCACCAGGCGGCAGCGGCCgcagcccagcagcagcagcagtgcggcAGCGGCGGCACCACCAAGCCGGCAGTCTCGGGCAAGCAGGGCAATGTGCTGCCGCTGTGGGGCAACGAAAAGACTATGAACCTCAACCCCATGATCTTGACCAATATCCTGTCGTCGCCTTACTTTAAAGTGCAGCTGTACGAGCTCAAGACCTACCACGAGGTGGTGGACGAGATCTACTTTAAG GTCACGCATGTTGAACCATGGgagaaaggaagcaggaaaacAGCTGGCCAAACAGGGATGTGCGGAGGG GTTCGAGGTGTTGGAACAGGAGGAATTGTTTCTACAGCTTTTTGCCTGTTATACAAATTATTTACTCTGAAATTAACTCGCAAGCAAGTGATGGGTCTTATAACACACACAGACTCTCCATATATTAGAGCCCTTGGATTTATGTATATAAG GTACACACAGCCCCCTACAGATCTGTGGGACTGGTTTGAATCCTTCCTTGATGATGAAGAG gACCTAGATGTGAAGGCTGGTGGAGGCTGCGTAATGACCATTGGTGAAATGCTGCGATCTTTTCTCACAAAACTGGAGTGGTTTTCTACTTTGTTTCCGAgaattccagttccagttcagaaAAATATTGATCAACAGATTAAAACCAGGCCAAGGAAAATCAAGAAGGACGGAAAGGAAGGCACCGAGGAAATAGACAGACATGCTGAGCGCAGACGCTCAAG GTCTCCAAGGAGATCACTGAGTCCACGAAGGTCCCCAAGAAGATCCAGAAGTAGAAGCCATCATCGAGAAGGCCATGGGTCTTCTAGTTTTGACCGAGaattagaaagagagaaagaacgcCAGCGACTAGAGCGTGAAgccaaagaaagggagaaagaaaggcgAAGATCCCGGAGTATTGATCGGGGACTAGAACGCAGACATAGCAGGAGTAGGGAAAGACATAGAAGCCGTAGTCGAAGTCGTGATAGGAAAGGGGATAGAAGGGACAGGGAtcgggaaagagagaaagaaaacgaGAGAGGTAGAAGACGAGACCGTGACTATGATAAGGAAAGAGGTAATGACCGAGAAAAGGAGCGATCACGAGAACGGTCCAAGGAGCGGAGAAGTAGGGGTGaggtagaagaaaagaaacataaagaagaCAAAGATGATAGGCGACATAGAGATGACAAAAAAGAttccaaaaaagagagaaaacatagtAGAAGTAGGAGCAGAGAAAGGAAACATAGAAGTAGGAGTAGAAGTAGAAACGCAGGGAAACGAAGTAGAAGCAGGAGCAAAGAGAAATCAAGTAAACATAAAAATGACagtaaagaaaaatcaaacaaacgaAGTAGAAGTGGCAGTCAAGGAAGAACTGACAGTGTTGAAAAAAGAAAACGAGAACATAGCCCCAGCAAAGAAAAATCCAGGAAGCGTAGCGGAAGCAAAGAACGTTCCCACAAACGAGATCACAGTGATAGCAAGGACCAGTCTGACAAACGTGATCGCCGAAGGAGCCAAAGCATAGAAACAGAGAGCCAAGAAAAACAACATAAAGACAAAGAGGAGACTGTGTGA